The proteins below come from a single Candidatus Rokuibacteriota bacterium genomic window:
- a CDS encoding ABC transporter ATP-binding protein, with the protein MTELDPELLGKAYDPRLMRRLWGVTRPHRRLVLLSMILFPAVAALELLQPWLTKIAIDRYILTGDWPGLSRIAVAYLGCLIALYGLRVAISYLTQLAGQRVMHDLRAALFAHLQRQDAAFFDRSPVGRLMTRVLTDVEAINELFASGAMAVVGDVLTLGGIVVLMLVLNWELAVVTFALVPVLAAGAAYFRLKARDSYRGVRTRLARLNAFLQESLQGMAVIQLFARERREAELFAGLNGDLRRAQFRSTFFDALLYAGVEAIGSAAVGLLLWYGGGQVLTGALTFGGLVAFLEYTGRFFLPIRDLGAKYTVMQAATVAAERVFGLLDSEPAVRSPAGAVVAGVPGAAAVEFRNVWFAYNGEDWVLRDCSFTVAAGERVALVGPTGEGKSTIVRLMTRGYDASRGQVLVGGRDVREWDLTALRRQVGVIPQEVFLFTGTVEDNLRVGAGAAALGDEIDRALRTARADRVVASLPSGLQQEIHERGQNLSQGQRQLLAIARALLYNPAVLALDEATSSVDPESEALIRAGLEELLRGRTSVVIAHRLSTIQTADRILVLHRGRVREAGRHAELVAQGGLYARLYELQFGGIGP; encoded by the coding sequence ATGACTGAGCTCGACCCCGAGCTCCTCGGGAAGGCCTACGACCCACGGCTCATGCGCCGGCTCTGGGGCGTGACGCGCCCCCACCGCCGGCTCGTGCTGCTCTCGATGATCCTCTTCCCCGCGGTCGCGGCGCTCGAGCTCCTTCAGCCCTGGCTGACCAAGATCGCCATCGATCGGTACATCCTCACGGGCGACTGGCCGGGGCTCAGCCGGATCGCGGTGGCGTATTTGGGCTGCCTGATCGCCCTCTACGGCCTGCGCGTCGCCATCTCGTACCTGACGCAGCTCGCGGGCCAGCGGGTCATGCACGACCTGCGCGCGGCGCTCTTCGCCCATCTCCAGCGGCAGGACGCGGCCTTCTTCGACCGGAGCCCGGTCGGGCGCTTGATGACGCGCGTCCTGACTGACGTCGAGGCCATCAACGAGCTCTTTGCGAGCGGCGCCATGGCCGTGGTGGGCGACGTCCTGACGCTCGGGGGCATCGTGGTCCTGATGCTGGTCCTGAATTGGGAGCTGGCCGTCGTCACCTTCGCCCTCGTGCCTGTCCTCGCGGCAGGCGCCGCGTACTTCAGGCTGAAAGCCCGAGACAGCTACCGCGGGGTCAGGACCCGCCTGGCGCGGCTCAACGCCTTTCTCCAGGAGTCGCTCCAGGGCATGGCCGTGATCCAGCTCTTTGCCCGCGAGCGAAGGGAGGCGGAGCTTTTCGCGGGGCTCAACGGCGACCTCAGGCGGGCGCAGTTCCGCTCGACGTTCTTCGACGCGTTGCTCTACGCGGGTGTCGAGGCCATCGGCTCGGCGGCGGTGGGGCTTCTCCTCTGGTACGGCGGCGGCCAGGTGCTGACGGGTGCGCTCACCTTCGGCGGGCTCGTCGCCTTCCTCGAATACACGGGCCGCTTCTTCCTGCCGATCCGGGACCTGGGCGCCAAGTACACGGTGATGCAGGCCGCCACGGTCGCCGCCGAGCGCGTGTTCGGCCTGCTGGACTCGGAGCCTGCCGTCCGTTCCCCGGCCGGAGCTGTCGTCGCCGGCGTACCCGGCGCCGCGGCTGTCGAGTTCCGAAACGTCTGGTTCGCCTACAATGGAGAGGACTGGGTGCTGCGGGACTGCTCGTTCACGGTCGCGGCGGGGGAGCGCGTGGCGCTCGTCGGGCCGACGGGCGAGGGCAAGAGCACGATCGTGCGGCTGATGACGCGCGGGTACGACGCGTCGCGGGGACAGGTGCTGGTGGGCGGCCGGGACGTCCGCGAGTGGGACCTGACCGCGCTGCGCCGCCAGGTCGGTGTCATTCCGCAGGAGGTATTTCTTTTCACCGGCACCGTGGAGGACAACCTCCGGGTCGGTGCGGGCGCGGCGGCGCTGGGTGACGAGATCGACCGCGCGCTTCGGACGGCGCGCGCGGACCGCGTGGTCGCGTCGCTCCCGAGCGGCCTCCAGCAGGAGATCCACGAGCGCGGCCAGAACCTTTCGCAGGGGCAGCGGCAGCTGCTGGCCATCGCCCGGGCGCTCCTTTATAATCCGGCCGTCCTGGCGCTCGACGAGGCGACATCGAGCGTGGACCCCGAGTCGGAGGCGCTGATCCGCGCGGGGCTGGAGGAGCTGCTGCGAGGCCGGACCAGCGTCGTCATCGCGCACCGGCTCTCGACGATCCAGACGGCCGACCGGATCCTCGTGCTGCACAGGGGGCGGGTCCGTGAGGCCGGTCGGCACGCCGAGCTGGTGGCGCAGGGCGGGCTCTACGCGCGGCTGTACGAGCTGCAGTTCGGGGGCATCGGGCCGTGA
- a CDS encoding SDR family oxidoreductase — MKLKDRVAIVTGAGSGIGQASALLFAAEGARVAVVDLKPDSARATAEQIERAGGQAMAITADVSRGEDNREAVAQTVARWGRLDVFYANAGVPQWPSSVDEVDETVFDRIMAVNVKGVCLGAKFAAPVMKKQKRGVFLITGSTAAFKPRPGGQCYAASKGAVTTMGQSLAVELAPFGIRVVVIAPVATETPMLSTFMGKKEVDDEGMKRYRATVPLGRLNQPEDIAKAALFLASDDASMVTGSPFIVDGGRCA, encoded by the coding sequence ATGAAGCTCAAGGACAGGGTGGCGATCGTGACGGGCGCAGGGTCGGGCATCGGGCAGGCTTCCGCGCTCCTGTTCGCTGCGGAGGGCGCCAGGGTGGCCGTCGTGGACCTCAAGCCGGACTCCGCCCGGGCGACGGCCGAACAGATCGAGCGGGCCGGGGGCCAAGCAATGGCCATCACCGCGGACGTGAGCCGAGGGGAGGACAACCGCGAAGCCGTCGCGCAAACCGTCGCACGCTGGGGCCGGCTCGACGTCTTCTACGCCAACGCGGGTGTGCCGCAGTGGCCGTCGTCCGTGGACGAGGTCGACGAGACCGTCTTCGACCGCATCATGGCGGTCAACGTCAAGGGCGTCTGCCTCGGCGCCAAGTTCGCGGCCCCCGTCATGAAGAAGCAGAAGCGCGGGGTCTTCCTGATCACGGGCTCGACCGCGGCGTTCAAGCCCCGGCCGGGCGGGCAGTGCTACGCGGCATCCAAAGGCGCCGTGACGACCATGGGCCAGAGCTTAGCAGTGGAGCTCGCGCCGTTCGGGATCCGCGTCGTGGTTATTGCACCTGTTGCCACCGAAACCCCCATGCTGTCGACCTTCATGGGCAAGAAGGAGGTGGATGACGAAGGCATGAAGCGCTACCGGGCGACGGTGCCGCTCGGGCGGCTCAACCAGCCCGAGGACATCGCCAAGGCGGCGCTTTTCCTCGCTTCGGACGACGCCTCGATGGTGACGGGCAGCCCATTCATCGTGGACGGCGGCCGCTGCGCGTGA
- a CDS encoding ABC transporter ATP-binding protein, whose protein sequence is MSPTRRLLRYIRPYRARYGAGGGCLLLATVFSLGIPWQLKEAIDGLRSGGDALAFHAGVIVLLAALHALARLGSRFTMLGAGQWVEHDVRRDLYAHLETLSPAYYLTHRTGDLMSRATNDVQALRALAGFGAVMLAGTTFTFAGTLAAMWTIDPWLTLWALAPSPLLVLLARRFNHQVAIESTAVQEQLGALSARVQENLTGMPVVRAYTMETREIDAFGRLNGEYLARSLRLARTQAAFSPMLGLISGLGGLIVLWVGGRGVIEGRLTLGAFVAFTGYLAHLAWPTIALGWTLANLKRGLAAMTRIAEILDTPGHAEEPTEETDTVAAGGGSTGAISGPPLLNGPIEFRRLSFGYDGRGRALDDVSFTVPEGATVVVVGPTGSGKSTLGALVSRLYEPPPGTVFVGGRDVRELSRERLRRSIGYVPQEAFLFSRSISDNVALGDEAAPEARLRASAETAGLGPEIEGFPEGWATVVGERGLTLSGGQRQRVALARSLVPEPPILVLDDVFSAVDAGKEAEILRSLRAAVAGRTTLAMTHRLRVAQEADGIVVLDEGRVVEQGTHAALLASGGLYARLWRIQQIEQELAND, encoded by the coding sequence GTGTCCCCGACCCGCCGCCTGCTCCGTTACATCCGTCCCTACCGCGCCCGCTATGGCGCGGGCGGCGGCTGTCTCCTGCTGGCGACCGTGTTCTCCCTCGGCATCCCGTGGCAGCTCAAGGAGGCGATCGACGGCCTCCGCAGCGGTGGCGACGCGCTTGCCTTTCACGCCGGCGTGATCGTTCTCCTGGCCGCTCTCCACGCCCTGGCGAGGCTGGGCTCGCGCTTCACGATGCTGGGCGCCGGGCAGTGGGTCGAGCACGACGTGCGGCGCGACCTCTACGCACACCTCGAGACCCTCTCCCCGGCCTACTACCTGACTCACCGCACGGGCGACCTCATGTCGCGCGCGACCAACGACGTCCAGGCGCTGCGCGCGCTCGCGGGCTTCGGCGCCGTGATGCTCGCGGGCACCACGTTCACCTTCGCGGGCACGCTCGCGGCCATGTGGACGATCGACCCATGGCTCACGCTCTGGGCGCTCGCGCCGTCGCCACTGCTGGTCCTGCTCGCGCGCCGCTTCAACCACCAGGTGGCGATAGAGTCCACGGCCGTGCAGGAGCAGCTGGGCGCGCTCTCCGCCCGGGTGCAGGAAAACCTGACGGGCATGCCCGTCGTGCGCGCCTACACGATGGAGACGAGGGAGATCGACGCCTTCGGCAGGCTCAACGGCGAGTACCTCGCGCGGAGCCTCCGGCTCGCGCGCACTCAGGCGGCCTTCTCGCCGATGTTGGGCCTCATCTCCGGCCTTGGCGGGCTCATCGTCCTGTGGGTCGGCGGCAGGGGCGTCATCGAGGGGCGCCTGACGCTGGGCGCCTTCGTGGCGTTCACCGGGTACCTGGCGCACCTGGCCTGGCCGACCATCGCGCTGGGCTGGACCCTCGCCAACCTCAAGCGTGGGCTCGCAGCCATGACGCGCATCGCCGAGATCCTGGACACCCCCGGCCATGCCGAAGAGCCGACTGAAGAGACCGACACGGTGGCAGCAGGTGGGGGGAGTACGGGGGCCATTTCTGGGCCTCCGTTGCTGAATGGCCCGATCGAGTTCAGGCGGCTCTCCTTCGGCTACGACGGCCGCGGGCGGGCGCTCGACGACGTCAGCTTCACGGTGCCCGAAGGGGCGACCGTCGTCGTGGTGGGGCCGACGGGCAGCGGCAAGTCCACGCTGGGCGCGCTCGTGAGCCGGCTGTACGAGCCGCCGCCCGGGACGGTCTTCGTCGGAGGGCGTGACGTGCGGGAGCTGTCGCGCGAGCGTCTCCGCCGGTCCATAGGCTACGTGCCGCAGGAGGCCTTCCTCTTCTCGCGCTCGATCAGCGACAACGTGGCCTTGGGCGACGAGGCCGCCCCGGAGGCTCGACTCCGGGCGTCCGCGGAGACTGCGGGGCTGGGTCCCGAGATCGAGGGTTTTCCGGAAGGCTGGGCGACCGTTGTCGGGGAGCGTGGGCTGACGCTGTCGGGCGGCCAGCGCCAGCGGGTCGCGCTCGCGCGTTCGCTCGTGCCCGAGCCGCCCATCCTCGTGCTGGACGACGTCTTCTCGGCGGTGGACGCGGGCAAGGAGGCCGAGATCCTTCGCTCGCTCCGGGCCGCCGTCGCGGGGCGGACCACGCTCGCGATGACCCACCGCCTGCGGGTGGCGCAGGAAGCGGACGGGATCGTGGTCCTGGACGAGGGGCGCGTGGTCGAGCAGGGGACTCACGCCGCCCTCCTCGCCTCGGGCGGGCTCTACGCGCGGCTCTGGCGCATCCAGCAGATCGAGCAGGAGCTGGCCAATGACTGA
- a CDS encoding MGMT family protein, whose protein sequence is MTDFRREAWRLIGRIPRGRVATYGQIARWLGRPRHARMVGLSLRSCPSGLPWHRVVNAGGGISLRAAHGSMLTQRILLEQEGVLLRSGRVSLARYGWQGPGKVSRPRRGHGG, encoded by the coding sequence GTGACGGACTTCCGCCGGGAGGCCTGGCGTCTGATCGGCCGGATCCCGCGCGGGCGGGTCGCGACCTACGGTCAGATCGCGCGTTGGCTCGGCCGGCCGCGCCACGCGCGCATGGTGGGCCTGTCGTTGCGGAGCTGTCCGTCAGGGCTGCCGTGGCATCGCGTCGTCAATGCCGGGGGCGGGATCAGCCTCCGGGCGGCTCACGGGAGCATGCTGACCCAGCGTATCCTGCTCGAGCAAGAAGGTGTGCTCCTGCGAAGCGGGCGCGTGTCCCTGGCGCGCTACGGCTGGCAGGGGCCAGGGAAGGTCTCACGGCCACGTCGTGGCCACGGAGGATGA
- a CDS encoding LLM class F420-dependent oxidoreductase, producing the protein MRLGLNMGYSGSALRIDLPLVQEADRLGFHSVWSAEAYGSDAVTTITWVAAVTERIGVGTAIMQIPARTPTLTATTATTLDQLSGGRFLLGLGVSGPQVVEGWHGVAFGKPLLKTREYVEIVRSVWRREKPLEFKGQYYQIPYAGPDATGLGKPLKSILHSRPDIPIYLAAIGPKNVALAAEIADGWLPVFFSPQRMGVFKESLDAGFARAGGGKSLARFDLAPTVPVIVGDDAAACRAMVKPRLALYVGGMGARGRNFYNDLVCRYGYEAAARAIQDLYLSGKKDEAAAAVPDALVDEVALCGPKERIRERLEAWKKSGVTTMICGVGQADALRVMAELTL; encoded by the coding sequence ATGCGCCTCGGCTTGAACATGGGCTATTCCGGCTCGGCCCTCAGGATAGACCTGCCGCTCGTGCAGGAAGCGGACCGGCTGGGCTTCCATTCGGTGTGGTCGGCGGAAGCGTACGGCTCCGACGCGGTCACCACCATCACCTGGGTGGCCGCGGTGACGGAACGCATCGGCGTGGGCACGGCGATCATGCAGATCCCCGCGCGTACGCCCACCCTGACCGCGACCACCGCGACGACGCTCGATCAGCTCTCGGGCGGGCGCTTTCTCCTCGGGCTCGGCGTCTCGGGGCCGCAGGTGGTCGAGGGGTGGCACGGGGTGGCCTTCGGCAAGCCGCTCTTGAAGACCCGCGAGTACGTCGAGATCGTGCGCTCGGTGTGGCGGCGAGAGAAGCCGCTCGAGTTCAAGGGGCAGTACTACCAGATCCCCTACGCGGGTCCCGACGCCACGGGGCTCGGCAAGCCGCTCAAGTCCATCCTGCACAGCCGGCCCGACATCCCCATCTACCTTGCGGCCATCGGCCCGAAGAACGTGGCGCTGGCGGCGGAGATCGCCGACGGCTGGCTGCCCGTGTTCTTCTCGCCCCAGCGGATGGGCGTGTTCAAGGAGTCCCTCGACGCGGGCTTCGCGCGGGCCGGGGGCGGGAAATCGCTCGCGCGCTTCGACCTGGCCCCCACCGTGCCGGTGATCGTGGGAGACGACGCGGCCGCATGCCGCGCCATGGTCAAGCCCCGCCTCGCCCTCTATGTCGGCGGCATGGGCGCCCGCGGCAGGAACTTCTACAACGACCTCGTGTGCCGCTACGGCTACGAGGCGGCGGCCAGGGCCATCCAGGATCTCTACCTCTCGGGCAAGAAGGACGAGGCGGCGGCGGCAGTGCCCGACGCCCTCGTGGACGAGGTGGCGCTGTGCGGCCCCAAGGAGCGGATCCGCGAGCGGCTGGAGGCCTGGAAGAAATCGGGCGTGACCACGATGATCTGCGGCGTGGGACAGGCGGACGCGCTGCGGGTGATGGCCGAGCTGACGCTTTGA
- a CDS encoding YbaK/EbsC family protein, whose translation MKPAALRVQAAIIKLGLERTVVELAVEARTSQQAADAVGVRVEQIAKSLVFTVNGAPVMVVASGVNRVDERKLGLLAGGKVRRADADTVKRATGYAIGGVPPLGHDTALPIWVDEDLLRHGLIYAAAGVPECVFPLTPDELLRATGGRVADVKESKTSPKGEPA comes from the coding sequence GTGAAGCCCGCCGCGCTGCGCGTCCAGGCCGCGATCATTAAGCTGGGTTTGGAGCGCACGGTGGTGGAGCTCGCCGTCGAGGCGCGCACCTCGCAGCAGGCGGCCGACGCCGTCGGCGTACGCGTGGAGCAGATCGCGAAGTCCTTGGTGTTCACCGTGAATGGCGCGCCCGTCATGGTCGTGGCCTCGGGGGTCAACCGCGTGGACGAGCGGAAGCTGGGCCTGCTGGCGGGCGGGAAGGTGCGCCGCGCCGATGCGGATACGGTCAAGCGGGCGACCGGCTACGCCATCGGCGGTGTGCCGCCGCTCGGCCATGACACGGCGCTGCCGATCTGGGTGGACGAGGACCTGCTGCGCCATGGCCTGATCTACGCGGCGGCGGGCGTACCCGAGTGCGTCTTTCCGCTGACGCCCGACGAGCTCCTGCGGGCCACAGGCGGGCGCGTCGCCGATGTGAAGGAGTCGAAGACGTCCCCAAAAGGAGAACCTGCATGA